A stretch of Gemmatimonas aurantiaca T-27 DNA encodes these proteins:
- a CDS encoding cytochrome c3 family protein has translation MTVKKKWTVIPGFLALAAAATLLSAYSGASSSQGLRVEQPVKFVHAPHVQKAGMNCLYCHSAANKSPDPGNASVATCMGCHTLVKAQSAEIKKVAAYAQKNQPIPWNRVHKVPDYVQFPHMRHVNAGVTCQSCHGQIQNQGAQGPDTNYVAVQQVNSLNMGWCINCHVQGYKPAEGARLAGEKVTPELEAMPPKKARYDCAVCHY, from the coding sequence ATGACGGTCAAGAAGAAGTGGACGGTGATTCCCGGGTTCCTCGCGCTGGCTGCAGCAGCCACGCTGCTCTCGGCCTACAGCGGCGCATCGTCGTCGCAGGGGCTTCGCGTCGAGCAACCGGTCAAGTTCGTCCACGCGCCGCATGTGCAGAAGGCAGGCATGAACTGCCTGTATTGTCATAGCGCCGCCAACAAGTCACCCGATCCGGGTAACGCCTCGGTTGCGACCTGCATGGGCTGTCACACGCTCGTGAAGGCGCAGTCCGCGGAAATCAAGAAAGTCGCCGCGTACGCGCAGAAGAATCAGCCGATTCCCTGGAACCGCGTGCACAAGGTGCCGGACTATGTGCAGTTTCCGCACATGCGCCACGTAAACGCCGGCGTCACCTGCCAATCGTGCCATGGTCAGATTCAGAACCAGGGCGCGCAGGGACCGGATACCAATTATGTGGCTGTGCAGCAGGTGAACTCGCTCAACATGGGCTGGTGCATCAACTGCCACGTGCAGGGCTACAAGCCTGCTGAGGGTGCGCGCCTGGCTGGTGAAAAGGTGACGCCCGAGCTGGAAGCGATGCCCCCGAAGAAGGCGCGGTATGATTGCGCCGTCTGCCACTACTGA